A genomic stretch from Hymenobacter psoromatis includes:
- a CDS encoding 1,4-dihydroxy-2-naphthoate octaprenyltransferase: MSPWISAFRPRTLPLALASILTGGFLAKATGHFNGPVVALAAVTTILLQILSNLANDYGDSMNGADSVHRQGPLRAVQSGAITPVQMKRAMWGFGAAAFVSGLLLLLVALGVAGAWVLLAFLVLGLAAIWAAVNYTAGSNPYGYAGLGDVSVFLFFGIVGVCGTYFLQAYSHEHTLAHALPFNVLLPAAALGCFATAVLNVNNIRDIVSDKLAGKITVPVRLGPRHARRYHWLLLLLGVGAAVLYVAFTYANSPSPWRWLFVLALPLFAFNGYQVWARQDSQRLDPLLKQMALSTLVFTVLFGLGQIL, encoded by the coding sequence ATGTCGCCCTGGATTTCCGCGTTTCGTCCCCGCACCCTACCCCTCGCTTTGGCCAGCATCCTCACGGGTGGCTTTTTGGCGAAGGCGACCGGGCATTTTAATGGCCCGGTGGTGGCGCTGGCGGCCGTGACGACCATTCTACTCCAGATACTTAGCAACCTGGCCAACGACTACGGCGACTCTATGAACGGGGCCGACAGCGTGCATCGGCAGGGGCCATTGCGGGCGGTGCAGAGCGGGGCCATCACGCCGGTGCAGATGAAGCGCGCCATGTGGGGCTTCGGGGCGGCGGCGTTCGTGAGCGGACTACTGCTGCTGCTGGTGGCGCTGGGCGTGGCGGGCGCGTGGGTGCTGCTGGCGTTTCTGGTGCTGGGCCTGGCGGCTATCTGGGCGGCCGTGAACTACACGGCGGGCAGCAATCCCTACGGCTACGCGGGGCTGGGCGACGTGTCGGTGTTCCTGTTTTTCGGCATTGTGGGCGTGTGCGGCACGTACTTTCTGCAAGCTTACTCGCACGAGCATACGCTGGCCCACGCGCTGCCCTTCAACGTGCTGCTGCCCGCCGCCGCGCTGGGCTGTTTTGCCACGGCGGTGCTGAATGTCAACAACATCCGCGATATCGTGTCGGACAAGCTGGCCGGTAAAATTACGGTGCCGGTGCGGCTGGGGCCGCGCCACGCCCGGCGCTACCACTGGCTGCTGCTGCTGCTGGGGGTAGGCGCGGCGGTGCTCTACGTGGCGTTCACTTATGCCAATTCGCCCTCGCCTTGGCGGTGGCTGTTCGTGCTGGCCCTGCCGCTGTTCGCCTTCAACGGCTACCAGGTGTGGGCGCGTCAGGATTCGCAGCGGCTCGACCCCCTGTTGAAGCAGATGGCCCTGAGCACGCTCGTGTTCACGGTGCTGTTTGGGCTGGGGCAGATTTTGTAA
- a CDS encoding glutathione peroxidase produces the protein MHPTEATAAPGTVYDYTVKTIDGKDVKLSKYKGKKILIVNTASKCGFTPQYKELEELSKKYGNKVTVLGFPSNSFNQELASNAEVASFCEKNYGVTFPLFSTAPVKGDDAQPLYKFLADKAKNGAVSEAPTWNFCKYLVDENGHVVAFYPSKVKPTDPELVSAITK, from the coding sequence ATGCACCCCACCGAAGCCACCGCCGCCCCCGGCACCGTGTACGACTACACCGTGAAGACTATCGACGGTAAAGACGTGAAGCTGAGCAAGTACAAGGGCAAGAAAATCCTGATTGTGAATACCGCCTCGAAGTGCGGTTTCACTCCGCAGTACAAGGAGCTGGAAGAATTGTCGAAGAAATACGGCAACAAAGTGACCGTGCTCGGCTTCCCCAGCAACAGCTTCAACCAGGAGCTGGCTTCGAATGCCGAAGTTGCTTCGTTTTGCGAGAAGAACTACGGCGTGACCTTCCCGCTTTTCTCCACCGCCCCGGTGAAGGGCGACGATGCCCAGCCACTCTATAAGTTTCTGGCCGACAAGGCCAAGAACGGGGCCGTGAGCGAGGCACCCACCTGGAATTTTTGCAAGTATCTGGTTGATGAAAACGGCCACGTAGTAGCCTTCTACCCCTCCAAAGTCAAGCCCACCGACCCCGAGCTGGTGTCGGCCATCACGAAGTAG